A single Elephas maximus indicus isolate mEleMax1 chromosome 2, mEleMax1 primary haplotype, whole genome shotgun sequence DNA region contains:
- the PGBD2 gene encoding piggyBac transposable element-derived protein 2 isoform X3 produces the protein MASTSRCAVVRRGVRSKVKSAKLLEVLNALEEEESSNDREEIFISPPENAAGDFTDEDSGDEDSRRGTHLPGSMLHATVVSEDSGTGEDNDDLDLQPAKKRQKTIVEPQRVWTKRDLRPNFGSWTASDPHIEFLKSQELSPVGLFELFFDEATINFIVNETNRYARQKNVNLGLTAQELKCVLGILILSGYISYPRRRMFWETSPDSHHHLVADAIRRDRFELIFSYLHFADNNELNESDRFAKVRPLIIRMNCNFQKHAPLEEFYSFGESMCEYFGHRGSKQLHTGKPIRLGYKIWCGTTSRGYLVWFEPSQGTLFTKPDKGLDLGGSMVIKFVDALQERGCLPYHIFFDKVFTSVKLMSILRKKGVKATGTVCEYRTERCPLKDPRELKKMKRGSFDYKVDESEEIIVCRWHDSNVVNICSNAVGIEPVRLTNRYSGAAKMRTQVHQPSLVRLYQEKVGGVGRMDQNIAKYKVKIRGMKWYSSFIGYIIDAALNNAWQLHRICCEDAQVDLLAFRRYVACVYLESNADASSQGRRSRRLETESRFDMIGHWIIHQDKRTRCALCHSQTNTRCEKCQKGVHAKCFREYHIR, from the coding sequence ATGTGCTGTTGTCAGGAGAGGTGTCCGCTCAAAGGTAAAGTCTGCTAAGCTGCTCGAGGTTCTGAATGCTCTGGAGGAAGAAGAGTCTAGCAATGACAGGGAAGAGATTTTCATCTCGCCGCCCGAGAATGCTGCAGGGGACTTCACTGATGAGGACTCAGGTGATGAAGACAGCCGGCGTGGTACTCACCTGCCGGGGAGCATGCTGCACGCCACTGTCGTGTCTGAGGACTCTGGTACTGGGGAGGATAATGATGACCTGGATCTGCAGCCAGCAAAGAAGAGGCAGAAAACCATAGTCGAACCTCAGCGGGTTTGGACCAAAAGAGATCTCCGACCCAACTTTGGCAGTTGGACAGCATCAGATCCTCATATTGAGTTTCTCAAAAGTCAGGAACTGAGTCCTGTAGGCctgtttgaattattttttgatgaagCAACaattaatttcattgttaatgaaACCAATCGTTATGCTCGGCAAAAAAATGTTAACCTGGGTCTCACAGCCCAGGAATTGAAGTGTGTTTTGGGCATTTTGATTTTAAGTGGGTATATCTCCTATCCAAGGAGAAGGATGTTTTGGGAAACATCTCCTGATTCACATCACCACCTTGTGGCTGATGCAATCAGAAGGGACAGATTTGAACTGATTTTCTCATACTTGCATTTTGCAGATAACAATGAACTTAATGAAAGTGATAGGTTTGCCAAGGTCAGGCCTCTCATTATCCGGATGAACTGCAATTTCCAGAAGCATGCACCTTTGGAAGAGTTTTACAGCTTTGGCGAGTCCATGTGTGAATACTTTGGGCACCGGGGATCCAAGCAACTGCACACAGGAAAGCCTATCCGACTTGGTTACAAGATCTGGTGTGGGACGACCAGCAGAGGCTATTTAGTGTGGTTTGAGCCTTCACAGGGCACACTGTTCACCAAGCCAGACAAAGGTTTGGATTTAGGAGGTAGTATGGTGATAAAATTTGTGGACGCACTTCAGGAGCGAGGCTGTCTGCCATACCATATATTTTTTGACAAGGTTTTCACAAGTGTCAAACTGATGTCCATTTTGAGGAAAAAGGGAGTGAAGGCCACAGGAACTGTCTGTGAGTACAGGACCGAGAGATGTCCCCTCAAAGATCCCAGAGAGCTGAAAAAGATGAAGAGGGGTTCGTTTGATTACAAGGTTGATGAGAGTGAGGAGATCATTGTGTGCCGCTGGCATGACAGCAACGTGGTCAACATCTGCTCTAATGCAGTGGGCATAGAGCCTGTGAGGCTCACGAATCGTTATTCGGGGGCTGCCAAGATGCGGACCCAGGTTCACCAGCCATCTCTGGTGAGGCTGTACCAGGAGAAGGTGGGGGGTGTTGGGCGCATGGACCAGAACATTGCCAAGTACAAGGTGAAGATCCGGGGCATGAAGTGGTACTCAAGCTTCATTGGCTACATCATTGATGCTGCCCTCAACAATGCATGGCAGCTGCACAGGATCTGCTGCGAAGATGCCCAGGTGGACCTCCTTGCCTTCCGGAGATATGTTGCCTGTGTGTATCTAGAGAGCAACGCTGACGCATCATCCCAAGGAAGGCGGAGCCGGCGGTTGGAAACTGAGAGCCGCTTTGATATGATCGGCCACTGGATTATCCACCAGGACAAGAGGACCCGGTGTGCCCTCTGCCACTCTCAGACCAACACCCGGTGCGAGAAGTGCCAGAAGGGTGTCCATGCCAAGTGCTTTCGGGAGTACCACATCAGGTGA
- the PGBD2 gene encoding piggyBac transposable element-derived protein 2 isoform X1 translates to MASTSRCAVVRRGVRSKVKSAKLLEVLNALEEEESSNDREEIFISPPENAAGDFTDEDSGDEDSRRGTHLPGSMLHATVVSEDSGTGEDNDDLDLQPAKKRQKTIVEPQRVWTKRDLRPNFGSWTASDPHIEFLKSQELSPVGLFELFFDEATINFIVNETNRYARQKNVNLGLTAQELKCVLGILILSGYISYPRRRMFWETSPDSHHHLVADAIRRDRFELIFSYLHFADNNELNESDRFAKVRPLIIRMNCNFQKHAPLEEFYSFGESMCEYFGHRGSKQLHTGKPIRLGYKIWCGTTSRGYLVWFEPSQGTLFTKPDKGLDLGGSMVIKFVDALQERGCLPYHIFFDKVFTSVKLMSILRKKGVKATGTVCEYRTERCPLKDPRELKKMKRGSFDYKVDESEEIIVCRWHDSNVVNICSNAVGIEPVRLTNRYSGAAKMRTQVHQPSLVRLYQEKVGGVGRMDQNIAKYKVKIRGMKWYSSFIGYIIDAALNNAWQLHRICCEDAQVDLLAFRRYVACVYLESNADASSQGRRSRRLETESRFDMIGHWIIHQDKRTRCALCHSQTNTRCEKCQKGVHAKCFREYHIRYIHVESRAQVAQWLRAWLLTKRSAV, encoded by the coding sequence ATGTGCTGTTGTCAGGAGAGGTGTCCGCTCAAAGGTAAAGTCTGCTAAGCTGCTCGAGGTTCTGAATGCTCTGGAGGAAGAAGAGTCTAGCAATGACAGGGAAGAGATTTTCATCTCGCCGCCCGAGAATGCTGCAGGGGACTTCACTGATGAGGACTCAGGTGATGAAGACAGCCGGCGTGGTACTCACCTGCCGGGGAGCATGCTGCACGCCACTGTCGTGTCTGAGGACTCTGGTACTGGGGAGGATAATGATGACCTGGATCTGCAGCCAGCAAAGAAGAGGCAGAAAACCATAGTCGAACCTCAGCGGGTTTGGACCAAAAGAGATCTCCGACCCAACTTTGGCAGTTGGACAGCATCAGATCCTCATATTGAGTTTCTCAAAAGTCAGGAACTGAGTCCTGTAGGCctgtttgaattattttttgatgaagCAACaattaatttcattgttaatgaaACCAATCGTTATGCTCGGCAAAAAAATGTTAACCTGGGTCTCACAGCCCAGGAATTGAAGTGTGTTTTGGGCATTTTGATTTTAAGTGGGTATATCTCCTATCCAAGGAGAAGGATGTTTTGGGAAACATCTCCTGATTCACATCACCACCTTGTGGCTGATGCAATCAGAAGGGACAGATTTGAACTGATTTTCTCATACTTGCATTTTGCAGATAACAATGAACTTAATGAAAGTGATAGGTTTGCCAAGGTCAGGCCTCTCATTATCCGGATGAACTGCAATTTCCAGAAGCATGCACCTTTGGAAGAGTTTTACAGCTTTGGCGAGTCCATGTGTGAATACTTTGGGCACCGGGGATCCAAGCAACTGCACACAGGAAAGCCTATCCGACTTGGTTACAAGATCTGGTGTGGGACGACCAGCAGAGGCTATTTAGTGTGGTTTGAGCCTTCACAGGGCACACTGTTCACCAAGCCAGACAAAGGTTTGGATTTAGGAGGTAGTATGGTGATAAAATTTGTGGACGCACTTCAGGAGCGAGGCTGTCTGCCATACCATATATTTTTTGACAAGGTTTTCACAAGTGTCAAACTGATGTCCATTTTGAGGAAAAAGGGAGTGAAGGCCACAGGAACTGTCTGTGAGTACAGGACCGAGAGATGTCCCCTCAAAGATCCCAGAGAGCTGAAAAAGATGAAGAGGGGTTCGTTTGATTACAAGGTTGATGAGAGTGAGGAGATCATTGTGTGCCGCTGGCATGACAGCAACGTGGTCAACATCTGCTCTAATGCAGTGGGCATAGAGCCTGTGAGGCTCACGAATCGTTATTCGGGGGCTGCCAAGATGCGGACCCAGGTTCACCAGCCATCTCTGGTGAGGCTGTACCAGGAGAAGGTGGGGGGTGTTGGGCGCATGGACCAGAACATTGCCAAGTACAAGGTGAAGATCCGGGGCATGAAGTGGTACTCAAGCTTCATTGGCTACATCATTGATGCTGCCCTCAACAATGCATGGCAGCTGCACAGGATCTGCTGCGAAGATGCCCAGGTGGACCTCCTTGCCTTCCGGAGATATGTTGCCTGTGTGTATCTAGAGAGCAACGCTGACGCATCATCCCAAGGAAGGCGGAGCCGGCGGTTGGAAACTGAGAGCCGCTTTGATATGATCGGCCACTGGATTATCCACCAGGACAAGAGGACCCGGTGTGCCCTCTGCCACTCTCAGACCAACACCCGGTGCGAGAAGTGCCAGAAGGGTGTCCATGCCAAGTGCTTTCGGGAGTACCACATCAG
- the PGBD2 gene encoding piggyBac transposable element-derived protein 2 isoform X2 — translation MASTSRCAVVRRGVRSKVKSAKLLEVLNALEEEESSNDREEIFISPPENAAGDFTDEDSGDEDSRRGTHLPGSMLHATVVSEDSGTGEDNDDLDLQPAKKRQKTIVEPQRVWTKRDLRPNFGSWTASDPHIEFLKSQELSPVGLFELFFDEATINFIVNETNRYARQKNVNLGLTAQELKCVLGILILSGYISYPRRRMFWETSPDSHHHLVADAIRRDRFELIFSYLHFADNNELNESDRFAKVRPLIIRMNCNFQKHAPLEEFYSFGESMCEYFGHRGSKQLHTGKPIRLGYKIWCGTTSRGYLVWFEPSQGTLFTKPDKGLDLGGSMVIKFVDALQERGCLPYHIFFDKVFTSVKLMSILRKKGVKATGTVCEYRTERCPLKDPRELKKMKRGSFDYKVDESEEIIVCRWHDSNVVNICSNAVGIEPVRLTNRYSGAAKMRTQVHQPSLVRLYQEKVGGVGRMDQNIAKYKVKIRGMKWYSSFIGYIIDAALNNAWQLHRICCEDAQVDLLAFRRYVACVYLESNADASSQGRRSRRLETESRFDMIGHWIIHQDKRTRCALCHSQTNTRCEKCQKGVHAKCFREYHIRCYCGWER, via the coding sequence ATGTGCTGTTGTCAGGAGAGGTGTCCGCTCAAAGGTAAAGTCTGCTAAGCTGCTCGAGGTTCTGAATGCTCTGGAGGAAGAAGAGTCTAGCAATGACAGGGAAGAGATTTTCATCTCGCCGCCCGAGAATGCTGCAGGGGACTTCACTGATGAGGACTCAGGTGATGAAGACAGCCGGCGTGGTACTCACCTGCCGGGGAGCATGCTGCACGCCACTGTCGTGTCTGAGGACTCTGGTACTGGGGAGGATAATGATGACCTGGATCTGCAGCCAGCAAAGAAGAGGCAGAAAACCATAGTCGAACCTCAGCGGGTTTGGACCAAAAGAGATCTCCGACCCAACTTTGGCAGTTGGACAGCATCAGATCCTCATATTGAGTTTCTCAAAAGTCAGGAACTGAGTCCTGTAGGCctgtttgaattattttttgatgaagCAACaattaatttcattgttaatgaaACCAATCGTTATGCTCGGCAAAAAAATGTTAACCTGGGTCTCACAGCCCAGGAATTGAAGTGTGTTTTGGGCATTTTGATTTTAAGTGGGTATATCTCCTATCCAAGGAGAAGGATGTTTTGGGAAACATCTCCTGATTCACATCACCACCTTGTGGCTGATGCAATCAGAAGGGACAGATTTGAACTGATTTTCTCATACTTGCATTTTGCAGATAACAATGAACTTAATGAAAGTGATAGGTTTGCCAAGGTCAGGCCTCTCATTATCCGGATGAACTGCAATTTCCAGAAGCATGCACCTTTGGAAGAGTTTTACAGCTTTGGCGAGTCCATGTGTGAATACTTTGGGCACCGGGGATCCAAGCAACTGCACACAGGAAAGCCTATCCGACTTGGTTACAAGATCTGGTGTGGGACGACCAGCAGAGGCTATTTAGTGTGGTTTGAGCCTTCACAGGGCACACTGTTCACCAAGCCAGACAAAGGTTTGGATTTAGGAGGTAGTATGGTGATAAAATTTGTGGACGCACTTCAGGAGCGAGGCTGTCTGCCATACCATATATTTTTTGACAAGGTTTTCACAAGTGTCAAACTGATGTCCATTTTGAGGAAAAAGGGAGTGAAGGCCACAGGAACTGTCTGTGAGTACAGGACCGAGAGATGTCCCCTCAAAGATCCCAGAGAGCTGAAAAAGATGAAGAGGGGTTCGTTTGATTACAAGGTTGATGAGAGTGAGGAGATCATTGTGTGCCGCTGGCATGACAGCAACGTGGTCAACATCTGCTCTAATGCAGTGGGCATAGAGCCTGTGAGGCTCACGAATCGTTATTCGGGGGCTGCCAAGATGCGGACCCAGGTTCACCAGCCATCTCTGGTGAGGCTGTACCAGGAGAAGGTGGGGGGTGTTGGGCGCATGGACCAGAACATTGCCAAGTACAAGGTGAAGATCCGGGGCATGAAGTGGTACTCAAGCTTCATTGGCTACATCATTGATGCTGCCCTCAACAATGCATGGCAGCTGCACAGGATCTGCTGCGAAGATGCCCAGGTGGACCTCCTTGCCTTCCGGAGATATGTTGCCTGTGTGTATCTAGAGAGCAACGCTGACGCATCATCCCAAGGAAGGCGGAGCCGGCGGTTGGAAACTGAGAGCCGCTTTGATATGATCGGCCACTGGATTATCCACCAGGACAAGAGGACCCGGTGTGCCCTCTGCCACTCTCAGACCAACACCCGGTGCGAGAAGTGCCAGAAGGGTGTCCATGCCAAGTGCTTTCGGGAGTACCACATCAG